The following are from one region of the Elgaria multicarinata webbii isolate HBS135686 ecotype San Diego chromosome 13, rElgMul1.1.pri, whole genome shotgun sequence genome:
- the PEF1 gene encoding peflin isoform X2, whose translation MAASYPYGQGYSGPAGQAPGAPQGGYSGGQYGGGVPPGGPYGGPAPGGPHGPPSGGGPYGHPNSGPPGGMYGGGPAPGGPYGQPSTNPYGAPQPGPYGGGGTGGNIPPGVDPEAFSWFQSVDSDHSNYISIKELREALVNSNWSTFNDETCLMMMNMFDKNKSGRIDVYGFSALWRFLQQWRNLFQQYDRDQSGSINCNELHQALSQMGYNLSPQFSQLLLSRYSPKANNPGIQLDRFIQICTLLQTMTEAFREKDTGMTGSARINYEDFLMMSVTRML comes from the exons ATGGCGGCCAGTTACCCGTATGGACAG GGTTACTCTGGACCTGCAGGACAAGCTCCAGGTGCTCCACAAGGCGGTTACTCTGGAGGGCAGTATGGCGGTGGAGTGCCTCCTGGAGGTCCCTATGGTGGGCCAGCCCCTGGGGGTCCACATGGGCCACCATCTGGTGGAGGGCcttatggccaccctaactcTGGGCCTCCTGGTGGTATGTATGGAGGAGGCCCAGCACCAGGCGGGCCCTATGGGCAACCATCGACTAATCCATATGGTGCCCCTCAGCCCGGACCCTATGGCGGAGGTGGTACTGGAG GGAACATCCCACCTGGTGTGGACCCAGAAGCCTTCTCTTGGTTCCAGAGTGTAGACTCCGACCACAGCAACTATATCTCAATCAAAGAGCTACGGGAGGCCCTGGTCAACTCCAACTGGTCCACTTTCAATGATGAAACTTGCTTGATGATGATGA ATATGTTTGATAAGAACAAGTCTGGGCGGATTGATGTCTATGGGTTTTCAGCCCTGTGGCGCTTCCTCCAGCAGTGGcgtaatctcttccagcagtatGACCGTGACCAGTCGGGAAGCATTAATTGTAATGAGCTGCACCAAG CTCTCTCCCAAATGGGATACAATCTGAGTCCCCAGTTTTCCCAGCTGCTGCTGTCGCGTTACTCACCAAAGGCCAACAATCCTGGCATCCAGCTGGACCGCTTCATTCAGATCTGCACCCTGCTCCAGACCATGACCGAAGCCTTCCGAGAGAAGGATACCGGAATGACGGGCAGCGCACGGATCAACTATGAAGACTTCCTTATGATGTCAGTCACTCGCATGTTGTGA
- the PEF1 gene encoding peflin isoform X1: MAASYPYGQGYSGPAGQAPGAPQGGYSGGQYGGGVPPGGPYGGPAPGGPHGPPSGGGPYGHPNSGPPGGMYGGGPAPGGPYGQPSTNPYGAPQPGPYGGGGTGAGNIPPGVDPEAFSWFQSVDSDHSNYISIKELREALVNSNWSTFNDETCLMMMNMFDKNKSGRIDVYGFSALWRFLQQWRNLFQQYDRDQSGSINCNELHQALSQMGYNLSPQFSQLLLSRYSPKANNPGIQLDRFIQICTLLQTMTEAFREKDTGMTGSARINYEDFLMMSVTRML; encoded by the exons ATGGCGGCCAGTTACCCGTATGGACAG GGTTACTCTGGACCTGCAGGACAAGCTCCAGGTGCTCCACAAGGCGGTTACTCTGGAGGGCAGTATGGCGGTGGAGTGCCTCCTGGAGGTCCCTATGGTGGGCCAGCCCCTGGGGGTCCACATGGGCCACCATCTGGTGGAGGGCcttatggccaccctaactcTGGGCCTCCTGGTGGTATGTATGGAGGAGGCCCAGCACCAGGCGGGCCCTATGGGCAACCATCGACTAATCCATATGGTGCCCCTCAGCCCGGACCCTATGGCGGAGGTGGTACTGGAG CAGGGAACATCCCACCTGGTGTGGACCCAGAAGCCTTCTCTTGGTTCCAGAGTGTAGACTCCGACCACAGCAACTATATCTCAATCAAAGAGCTACGGGAGGCCCTGGTCAACTCCAACTGGTCCACTTTCAATGATGAAACTTGCTTGATGATGATGA ATATGTTTGATAAGAACAAGTCTGGGCGGATTGATGTCTATGGGTTTTCAGCCCTGTGGCGCTTCCTCCAGCAGTGGcgtaatctcttccagcagtatGACCGTGACCAGTCGGGAAGCATTAATTGTAATGAGCTGCACCAAG CTCTCTCCCAAATGGGATACAATCTGAGTCCCCAGTTTTCCCAGCTGCTGCTGTCGCGTTACTCACCAAAGGCCAACAATCCTGGCATCCAGCTGGACCGCTTCATTCAGATCTGCACCCTGCTCCAGACCATGACCGAAGCCTTCCGAGAGAAGGATACCGGAATGACGGGCAGCGCACGGATCAACTATGAAGACTTCCTTATGATGTCAGTCACTCGCATGTTGTGA